From Zerene cesonia ecotype Mississippi chromosome 16, Zerene_cesonia_1.1, whole genome shotgun sequence, one genomic window encodes:
- the LOC119832934 gene encoding probable methylmalonate-semialdehyde dehydrogenase [acylating], mitochondrial, which translates to MASTMLKLLKSESQIFLRKNYSSAAPTTKLYIDGQFVDSKTSQWIELTNPATNEIIGRVPETTQDELNTALNAAKKAYKSWSQSTIMTRQQLMFKFARLLRENHAKLAAKITEEQGKTIADAEGDVLRGIQLVEHCCSITSLQLGDCIQNIAKDMDTHSYKVPLGVVGGVAAFNFPVMIPLWMFPPAIVTGNTCLIKPSEQDPGATVMMMELLQEAGAPPGVVNVVHGTHDTVNFFCDHPDIKAVSFVGGDAAGKHIYSRASAAGKRVQSNMGAKNHGVIMPDANKEHTLNQLAGAAFGAAGQRCMALSTAVFVGEAKEWIPDLVERAKALKVNAGHVPGTDVGPVISVKAKERILKLIESGVKDGAQLVLDGRGVKVPGFEKGNFVGPSILTHVNPNMECYKEEIFGPVLVCLFVDTLDEAIQLINANPYGNGTAVFTTNGATARKFASEIDVGQVGVNVPIPVPLSMFSFTGTRGSFLGTNHFCGKQGLDFYTELKTVVSFWRQSDVSHTKAAVSMPTQQ; encoded by the exons atGGCTTCTACAATGTTAAAGTTACTCAAATCAGAG TCACAAATATTTCTACGTAAAAACTATAGCAGTGCTGCACCtactacaaaattatacattgaCGGACAATTTGTTGACTCTAAAACAAGCCAATGGATAGAACTGACTAACCCCGCTACCAATGAAATTATTGGAAG AGTTCCAGAGACTACACAAGATGAATTGAATACAGCTCTCAACGCAGCCAAAAAGGCATACAAGTCATGGAGCCAAAGTACTATAATGACACGTCAGCAACTTATGttcaa GTTTGCGCGTTTACTTCGAGAGAATCATGCCAAACTGGCCGCAAAAATCACAGAAGAACAAGGGAAGACCATTGCTGATGCTGAAGGTGATGTCCTTCGCGGAATAC AACTGGTGGAACATTGCTGCAGTATAACATCTTTACAACTTGGTGACTGCATCCAAAACATTGCCAAAGATATGGACACACACAGCTATAAAGTGCCACTAGGTGTTGTTGGTG gTGTTGCCGCATTTAACTTCCCTGTTATGATTCCACTGTGGATGTTCCCGCCGGCAATCGTGACTGGTAACACTTGTCTAATCAAGCCTTCAGAGCAAGACCCTGGAGCAACTGTCATGATGATGGAACTGTTGCAAGAGGCTGGAGCGCCACCTGGTGttgttaat GTTGTCCATGGTACTCACGACACGGTGAACTTCTTCTGCGACCATCCCGACATCAAAGCGGTTTCATTTGTAGGAGGAGATGCTGCCGGCAAACATATCTATTCTAGAGCTTCTGCTGCGG GCAAACGCGTGCAAAGCAACATGGGCGCGAAGAACCACGGCGTGATAATGCCGGACGCGAACAAGGAGCACACGCTGAACCAGCTCGCCGGCGCCGCGTTCGGCGCGGCGGGCCAGCGCTGCATGGCGCTCAGCACCGCCGTCTTTGTGG gTGAGGCGAAAGAGTGGATTCCTGATTTAGTCGAACGTGCAAAGGCTCTGAAAGTAAATGCAGGCCATGTTCCCGGTACCGATGTTGGACCCGTTATATCTGTGAAGGCCAaggaaagaattttgaaacttATTGAATCAG GTGTGAAAGACGGTGCTCAATTAGTTCTCGATGGCCGAGGTGTAAAGGTGCCCGGTTTCGAAAAGGGTAACTTCGTCGGTCCATCCATTCTGACACATGTCAACCCTAACATGGAATGTTACAAGGAGGAAATATTCGGCCCAGTTCTAGTTTGCCTCTTTGTCGACACTCTTGATGAAGCCATTCAATTGATCAACGCAAATCCCTATGGAAATGGTACCGCTGTCTTCACTACAAACGGAGCTACAGCTAGGAAGTTTGCCTCAGAAATCGATGTCGGACAAGTCGGTGTCAATGTGCCCATTCCTGTCCCATTATCTATGTTCTCTTTCACGGGAACTCGTGGAAGTTTCCTGGGAACTAACCACTTCTGTGGCAAGCAAGGACTCGATTTCTACACTGAATTGAAAACGGTCGTATCTTTCTGGAGGCAAAGCGATGTATCCCACACGAAGGCAGCCGTGTCTATGCCAACTCaacaataa